In one Lycium barbarum isolate Lr01 chromosome 7, ASM1917538v2, whole genome shotgun sequence genomic region, the following are encoded:
- the LOC132601937 gene encoding uncharacterized protein LOC132601937, whose translation MSDSKTSFHPAFAVSNIRNHIPMVLEMENAQYGTWAELFKIHAKSPKVIHHIIAPEKGKQVAPPSDDEKELWSTLDATVLQWIYSTISNDFLTTILKLEATAMEAWVRLRDIFQDHQNSRVVMLEQEFSTTRMEDFPNASAYCQRLKSISDQLKNVGAPVSNSRLVLQLVSGLTEAFKGVGTQIRHSKPLPPFTEARSSLVLEE comes from the coding sequence ATGTCTGACTCCAAAACTTCCTTCCACCCTGCTTTCGCCGTCTCCAACATCCGTAATCACATTCCTATGGTTCTTGAAATGGAGAATGCACAATACGGTACATGGGCGGAATTGTTTAAAATCCACGCCAAATCCCCAAAGGTCATACACCATATCATCGCACCAGAGAAAGGGAAGCAGGTAGCCCCTCCCTCCGATGACGAAAAAGAGCTTTGGTCGACTCTTGATGCGACTGTGCTCCAGTGGATTTATTCCACGATTTCGAATGACTTTCTTACTACTATTCTTAAACTTGAAGCAACGGCCATGGAAGCCTGGGTTCGCTTGCGTGACATATTCCAGGACCATCAAAACTCCCGTGTCGTCATGCTTGAACAAGAGTTTTCCACAACTAGGATGGAAGACTTCCCAAACGCGTCCGCGTATTGTCAAAGGCTCAAGAGCATCTCCGATCAATTAAAAAATGTAGGGGCTCCGGTTTCAAATTCCCGCCTTGTTCTTCAGCTTGTTTCAGGTCTCACCGAAGCATTCAAGGGTGTGGGAACGCAGATTCGTCACAGCAAACCATTGCCTCCATTCACCGAGGCGCGCTCTTCACTCGTTCTGGAGGAATGA